One part of the Arthrobacter tumbae genome encodes these proteins:
- the ilvC gene encoding ketol-acid reductoisomerase translates to MTELFYDDDADLSIIQGRTVAVIGYGSQGHAHALSLRDSGVDVRVGLKEGSKSRAKAEGEGLRVLNVADAVAEADLIMVLTPDQVQRHVYAEDIAPNLQAGDALFFGHGFNIRYGYIKPPADVDVALVAPKGPGHIVRREFEAGRGVPDLIAVEQNPSGKARELALSYAKAIGGTRAGVIETTFTEETETDLFGEQAVLCGGASQLIQYGFETLTEAGYKPEVAYFEVLHELKLIVDLMVEGGIAKQRWSVSDTAEYGDYVSGPRVIDPSVKENMKEVLADIQNGAFAKRFIDDQDAGAPEFEKLRKQGEDHPIEATGRELRKLFSWIKTNDDYTEGSVAR, encoded by the coding sequence GTGACCGAGTTGTTTTACGACGACGATGCAGACCTTTCGATCATCCAGGGCCGCACCGTGGCTGTTATCGGGTACGGCAGCCAGGGCCACGCCCACGCGCTGAGCCTCCGCGACTCGGGCGTTGACGTCCGTGTGGGCCTCAAGGAGGGCTCAAAGTCCCGCGCCAAGGCAGAGGGCGAGGGCCTCCGCGTCCTCAACGTCGCCGACGCCGTTGCCGAAGCCGACCTCATCATGGTGCTGACTCCGGACCAGGTCCAGCGCCACGTCTATGCCGAGGACATCGCGCCCAACCTGCAGGCAGGCGACGCCCTGTTCTTCGGTCACGGGTTCAACATCCGCTATGGCTACATCAAGCCCCCGGCTGACGTGGACGTGGCCCTCGTTGCCCCGAAGGGCCCGGGTCACATCGTTCGCCGCGAGTTCGAAGCGGGACGCGGGGTTCCAGACCTGATCGCCGTGGAGCAGAACCCGTCCGGCAAGGCCCGCGAACTGGCGCTGTCCTATGCGAAGGCAATCGGCGGCACCCGCGCCGGCGTCATCGAGACCACCTTCACCGAAGAAACCGAAACCGATCTGTTCGGCGAGCAGGCTGTGTTGTGCGGCGGCGCGTCCCAACTCATTCAGTACGGTTTCGAAACACTCACCGAGGCCGGTTACAAGCCGGAGGTCGCGTATTTCGAGGTGCTGCACGAACTCAAGCTGATCGTCGACCTGATGGTGGAGGGTGGCATCGCCAAGCAGCGCTGGAGCGTCTCCGACACAGCAGAGTACGGCGACTACGTCTCCGGCCCTCGCGTCATCGACCCGTCGGTGAAGGAGAACATGAAGGAAGTCCTCGCGGACATCCAGAACGGTGCCTTCGCCAAGCGCTTCATCGACGACCAGGACGCCGGCGCGCCCGAGTTCGAGAAGCTGCGCAAGCAGGGCGAGGATCATCCGATCGAGGCCACGGGCCGCGAACTGCGCAAGCTGTTCTCGTGGATCAAGACCAATGACGACTACACCGAAGGTTCAGTCGCCCGCTGA
- the ilvN gene encoding acetolactate synthase small subunit has protein sequence MARHTLSVLVEDVPGVLTRVASLFARRAFNINSLAVGPTEVTGMSRITVVVEAEGDLLEQVTKQLNKLINVIKIVELVPESSVQRDHILVKVRADAATRLQVTQAADLFRASVIDVSTDSLIIEATGTAEKLSALLSVLEPFGIREIVQSGTLAISRGAKSMSDRALRSA, from the coding sequence ATGGCCCGTCATACCCTTTCCGTTCTGGTCGAGGACGTCCCGGGCGTTCTGACACGCGTCGCAAGCCTGTTCGCGCGGCGCGCCTTCAACATCAACTCACTGGCCGTCGGCCCTACCGAAGTGACCGGAATGTCCCGGATAACTGTGGTGGTGGAGGCCGAAGGTGACCTGCTCGAGCAGGTCACCAAACAACTGAACAAGCTCATCAACGTCATCAAGATCGTCGAGCTTGTCCCCGAATCTTCCGTGCAGCGGGACCACATCCTGGTCAAGGTCCGCGCGGATGCCGCAACACGGCTGCAGGTAACCCAGGCAGCAGATTTGTTCCGCGCTTCAGTGATCGACGTGTCCACCGACTCGCTGATCATCGAAGCCACCGGCACTGCCGAAAAGCTCTCCGCACTCCTGTCAGTGCTGGAGCCGTTCGGCATCCGCGAAATAGTGCAGTCCGGAACGCTGGCAATCAGCCGCGGCGCCAAATCAATGAGTGACCGCGCGCTGCGAAGTGCATAA
- a CDS encoding acetolactate synthase large subunit, protein MSKGSPISPALMATKQPAPAAPVQQPGRDNTAASAHAGPVLGPNRVVPPTQMTGSQAIVRALEELGVDDIFGLPGGAILPTYDPLMASTKLRHILVRHEQGAGHAAQGYAMVTGRPGVCIVTSGPGATNLVTAIADAHMDSVPMVAITGQVSSAVIGSDAFQEADIVGITMPITKHSYLVTKSQDIPRVMAEAFHIASTGRPGPVLVDIAKDAQVGPMSFSWPPKIDLPGYRTVVRGHAKQVREAARLIMASERPVFYVGGGVVKAHASAELLELAELVGAPVVTTLMARGVFPDSHPQHVGMPGMHGSVSAVTALQQSDLLITLGARFDDRVTGVLTSFAPGAKVIHADIDPAEISKNRTADVPIVGSVKEIIPEFTSALREQFAASGAPDYSAWWMVLNRLRESYPIGFTQPEDGLSAPQHVIQRIGELTGPEGVYAAGVGQHQMWAAQFINYERPHAWLNSGGLGTMGYAVPAAMGAKVGNPDRVVWAIDGDGCFQMTNQELATCVINNIPIKVAVINNSSLGMVRQWQTLFYEGRYSNTDLNTGHNTARVPDFVKLADAYGCAGLRCERDEDIDATIRQALEINDRPVVVDFVVSRDSMVWPMVPTGVSNDLIQIARNMTPDWEQED, encoded by the coding sequence ATGTCCAAGGGATCGCCCATCAGCCCGGCGCTGATGGCAACCAAACAACCCGCTCCGGCGGCACCGGTCCAGCAGCCGGGCAGGGACAACACGGCTGCTTCCGCGCACGCCGGCCCCGTTCTCGGACCGAACCGCGTGGTGCCGCCAACCCAGATGACCGGGTCCCAGGCGATTGTCCGCGCCCTTGAGGAACTGGGCGTGGACGACATCTTCGGCCTTCCCGGAGGCGCAATCCTTCCGACCTACGATCCACTGATGGCCTCCACCAAACTCCGGCACATCCTCGTCCGTCACGAGCAGGGTGCCGGGCACGCAGCGCAGGGCTACGCCATGGTGACGGGGCGTCCGGGTGTCTGTATCGTGACGTCCGGCCCCGGCGCCACGAACCTGGTCACCGCCATTGCTGACGCGCATATGGACTCTGTACCGATGGTGGCCATCACCGGCCAGGTCTCCAGCGCCGTGATCGGATCCGATGCGTTCCAGGAAGCGGACATCGTCGGCATCACCATGCCGATCACCAAGCATTCCTACCTGGTGACAAAGTCCCAGGACATCCCGAGGGTCATGGCTGAAGCGTTCCACATCGCCTCGACTGGTCGGCCGGGGCCGGTGCTGGTGGATATCGCGAAGGACGCCCAGGTGGGCCCGATGTCCTTCTCCTGGCCACCGAAAATCGACCTGCCCGGGTACCGCACGGTGGTGCGGGGCCATGCCAAGCAGGTGCGCGAGGCTGCCCGGCTCATCATGGCTTCGGAGCGTCCGGTGTTCTACGTGGGCGGCGGGGTGGTCAAGGCCCATGCCTCCGCAGAATTGCTCGAGCTGGCGGAGCTGGTCGGCGCACCGGTTGTCACCACGCTCATGGCCCGCGGCGTTTTCCCCGACTCCCACCCGCAGCACGTCGGCATGCCGGGCATGCACGGCTCGGTGTCCGCAGTGACTGCCCTCCAGCAGTCGGATCTGCTGATCACGCTCGGTGCCCGGTTCGACGACCGCGTAACCGGTGTGCTGACGAGCTTCGCGCCAGGAGCGAAGGTCATCCATGCAGATATCGATCCTGCGGAGATCTCGAAGAACCGGACGGCCGACGTGCCGATTGTCGGCTCAGTCAAGGAGATCATTCCGGAGTTCACCAGCGCACTGCGCGAACAGTTCGCCGCTTCCGGTGCCCCTGACTACAGCGCCTGGTGGATGGTGTTGAACCGGCTTCGCGAGAGTTACCCTATCGGCTTCACCCAACCCGAGGACGGCCTCTCGGCACCGCAGCACGTCATCCAGCGCATCGGTGAACTCACCGGACCGGAAGGCGTGTACGCGGCCGGCGTCGGCCAGCACCAGATGTGGGCGGCCCAGTTCATCAACTATGAGCGGCCGCATGCCTGGCTGAACTCCGGAGGCCTGGGCACCATGGGTTACGCGGTTCCGGCGGCCATGGGTGCCAAGGTCGGCAATCCGGACCGCGTGGTGTGGGCAATCGACGGTGACGGCTGCTTCCAGATGACCAATCAGGAGCTCGCTACGTGCGTGATCAACAACATCCCCATCAAGGTCGCCGTCATCAACAATTCGTCGCTGGGCATGGTCCGGCAGTGGCAGACCCTGTTCTACGAGGGCCGCTACTCGAACACTGACCTCAACACGGGGCACAACACCGCCCGGGTCCCGGACTTCGTGAAGCTGGCCGATGCTTACGGCTGCGCCGGGCTGCGTTGCGAGCGGGACGAAGATATCGATGCCACCATCCGGCAGGCACTCGAGATCAACGACCGACCCGTCGTCGTCGACTTCGTGGTCAGCCGCGACTCGATGGTCTGGCCCATGGTGCCGACCGGCGTCAGCAACGACCTCATCCAGATTGCCCGCAACATGACCCCGGACTGGGAGCAGGAGGACTAA
- the ilvD gene encoding dihydroxy-acid dehydratase — translation MSVDSEAKATPDIKPRSRAVTDGMERAPARGMLRAVGMGDDDFAKPQVGVASSWNEITPCNLSLNRLAQGAKEGVHAAGGFPMQFGTISVSDGISMGHEGMHFSLVSREVIADSVETVMEAERIDGSVLLAGCDKSLPGMLMAAARLNLSSVFLYAGSIMPGWVKLEDGTEKEVTLIDAFEAVGACAAGKMSRGDVDRIERAICPGEGACGGMYTANTMACIGEALGMSLPGSAAPPSADRRRDEFARKSGQAVVNLLRLGITARDIMTKKAFENAIAVTMAFGGSTNAVLHLLAIAREAEVDLKLDDFNRIGDKVPHLGDLKPFGRYVMTDVDKIGGVPVIMRALLDAGLLHGDVLTVTGKTLAENLESIDPPDLDGKILRALDNPIHKTGGLTVLRGSLAPEGAVVKTAGFDAEVFEGTARVFEREQGALQALAAGEVKAGDVVVIRYEGPKGGPGMREMLAITGAIKGAGLGKDVLLLTDGRFSGGTTGLCIGHVAPEAVDGGPIAFVKDGDRIRADIPNKTFDLLVDPEELERRRVGWEPLPARYTRGVLAKYAKLVHSASEGAYTG, via the coding sequence ATGAGCGTGGATAGCGAAGCCAAGGCAACACCGGATATCAAGCCAAGAAGCCGTGCGGTCACCGACGGCATGGAGCGGGCGCCTGCCCGCGGCATGCTGCGAGCGGTGGGAATGGGTGATGACGACTTCGCCAAGCCGCAGGTCGGCGTCGCGAGCTCCTGGAATGAAATCACTCCCTGCAATCTCTCCCTGAACCGGCTGGCCCAGGGCGCCAAGGAAGGCGTTCACGCGGCCGGCGGGTTCCCCATGCAGTTCGGAACAATTTCCGTCTCCGACGGCATCTCCATGGGCCATGAGGGAATGCACTTCTCGCTCGTTTCCCGCGAGGTGATCGCCGACTCCGTGGAGACAGTAATGGAGGCCGAGCGCATCGACGGGTCGGTGCTGCTGGCGGGCTGCGACAAGTCACTGCCGGGCATGCTCATGGCTGCTGCCCGCCTGAATCTCTCGAGCGTCTTTCTGTATGCTGGCTCCATCATGCCGGGCTGGGTGAAGCTGGAAGACGGCACCGAGAAGGAAGTCACCCTGATCGACGCCTTCGAAGCCGTCGGAGCATGCGCAGCAGGGAAGATGTCGAGGGGTGACGTCGACCGGATCGAACGCGCAATCTGCCCTGGTGAGGGAGCCTGCGGAGGCATGTACACCGCCAACACCATGGCCTGCATCGGTGAAGCGCTCGGTATGTCACTGCCCGGTTCGGCTGCGCCGCCCTCGGCCGACCGCCGTCGGGATGAGTTTGCCCGCAAATCGGGCCAAGCCGTCGTCAACCTGTTGAGGCTGGGCATCACGGCGCGGGACATCATGACCAAGAAGGCGTTCGAAAACGCCATTGCCGTCACCATGGCATTCGGTGGATCCACCAACGCAGTCCTGCACCTGCTCGCCATTGCACGCGAAGCAGAAGTCGATCTCAAGCTGGATGACTTCAACCGCATTGGGGACAAGGTTCCCCACCTCGGAGACCTGAAACCGTTCGGCCGTTACGTGATGACCGATGTGGACAAGATCGGCGGCGTGCCTGTCATCATGCGCGCGCTTCTGGACGCCGGGCTCCTGCACGGAGATGTACTGACCGTGACGGGCAAGACCCTGGCGGAGAACCTGGAATCTATTGACCCGCCGGATCTCGACGGCAAAATCCTGCGCGCCCTGGATAACCCGATCCACAAGACGGGCGGGCTGACCGTCCTGCGCGGTTCCCTCGCACCCGAAGGCGCGGTCGTGAAGACAGCCGGCTTCGATGCTGAGGTGTTCGAAGGAACCGCCCGCGTCTTCGAGCGCGAACAGGGAGCGCTCCAGGCGCTGGCCGCAGGCGAGGTAAAGGCGGGCGACGTCGTCGTCATCCGGTATGAGGGTCCCAAGGGCGGCCCGGGCATGCGGGAGATGCTGGCGATCACCGGAGCCATCAAGGGGGCAGGCCTCGGCAAGGACGTACTCCTGCTGACGGACGGCAGGTTCTCGGGTGGCACCACCGGTCTGTGTATCGGCCATGTGGCACCTGAGGCAGTGGACGGCGGTCCCATTGCGTTCGTCAAGGACGGGGACCGTATCCGCGCCGATATACCGAACAAGACCTTCGACCTGCTGGTTGATCCCGAGGAGCTGGAGCGCCGCAGGGTCGGCTGGGAGCCGCTTCCCGCAAGGTACACCAGGGGAGTACTGGCAAAGTACGCGAAGCTCGTGCACTCGGCCTCCGAGGGCGCCTACACCGGTTAG
- a CDS encoding 2-hydroxyacid dehydrogenase: MTAPTIRTVTVPDHYLLEELSPAPAGITLAVWDFTSEPSGADLEDVDVAVLPYMARGNFSKQLQSAPALKLVQTQSTGYEGVPAMAGDGVAVCSAAGVHAAATAEMAVGLAIASLRGIDVAVLNQRKRVWKPERFPGLADRKVLLLGIGGIGEEIAKRLDAFEVELTRVGRTARTDQRGQVHGSDELLELAAGHDVLIIITPLSESTRGLVGRDVLAALPDGALVVNVARGPVVDSDALTAEVVSGRLHAAIDVFDPEPLPADHSLWSAENAIITPHNGGNTGAFLPRIVRLLRRQLEAFAAGREPVNLVVPGPWEAGRADG; the protein is encoded by the coding sequence ATGACCGCTCCCACCATCCGTACCGTGACAGTGCCCGACCACTACCTTCTGGAAGAACTCAGTCCCGCGCCCGCCGGAATCACCCTCGCCGTCTGGGACTTCACAAGTGAACCTTCCGGGGCGGACCTGGAAGATGTCGATGTCGCCGTGCTGCCGTATATGGCGAGGGGAAATTTCAGCAAGCAACTGCAGTCCGCTCCCGCGCTCAAGCTCGTGCAGACCCAATCAACGGGGTACGAGGGCGTGCCGGCCATGGCGGGAGACGGCGTGGCTGTCTGCAGCGCCGCCGGCGTCCACGCAGCGGCAACAGCGGAGATGGCAGTTGGACTCGCCATCGCCTCCCTTCGCGGCATCGACGTGGCGGTACTGAACCAGCGCAAGCGGGTGTGGAAGCCGGAACGCTTCCCCGGCCTCGCCGACCGGAAAGTGTTGCTGCTTGGAATCGGCGGTATCGGAGAAGAAATAGCCAAGCGTCTTGACGCGTTCGAAGTCGAGCTCACGAGGGTTGGACGCACCGCGCGTACCGATCAACGCGGGCAGGTGCACGGCAGTGACGAACTTCTTGAGCTGGCTGCCGGCCACGACGTCCTGATCATCATCACCCCGCTGTCGGAATCTACCCGGGGACTGGTGGGCAGGGACGTGCTTGCAGCGTTGCCTGACGGCGCCTTGGTGGTCAATGTCGCACGCGGCCCCGTGGTGGACTCGGACGCACTCACTGCGGAGGTGGTCAGCGGCCGCCTGCATGCCGCGATCGATGTCTTTGATCCCGAACCCCTGCCCGCCGATCACTCACTCTGGAGCGCGGAAAACGCGATCATCACGCCGCACAACGGCGGAAACACCGGTGCCTTCCTGCCACGTATCGTGCGGTTGCTGCGGCGCCAGCTTGAAGCATTCGCCGCCGGTCGGGAGCCGGTCAACCTGGTGGTGCCGGGTCCATGGGAAGCAGGCCGTGCCGACGGGTGA
- a CDS encoding PQQ-dependent sugar dehydrogenase → MRAARQGQRDGAMIPALRAIAAALCLLAGLTACNAGPEPAPIVQENPPQTSPDATGGEPATPVADPTVTGDVATGLDVPWAMALLPDGSLVVTERETAEVKRIVDGTVDVIGVVEDAIDADGEGGLLGVAVPPDFTNEPRLYLYYTSPEDNRVVTMAYGDGGLEAPEEVLTGIPKANIHNGGRIKFGPDGYLYIGTGDASNAESAQDRTSLGGKILRVTADGEPAPDNPFGSAVYSLGHRNVQGLAWDSGDRLWASEFGPERDDELNLIEAGGNYGWPAVTGAPGERGFLDAQVVWPSTATSSPSGMAIVDDVAYIGGLRGERLWRVPVSGGSAGDPASFLDGAHGRLRDTLAGVDGGLLIATNEGSGSRILRVEMQ, encoded by the coding sequence ATGCGGGCCGCGCGGCAGGGACAGCGGGATGGTGCGATGATCCCGGCCCTCCGGGCAATCGCTGCAGCACTCTGTCTGCTCGCCGGGTTGACCGCGTGCAATGCCGGACCCGAGCCCGCTCCCATCGTCCAAGAGAATCCTCCACAGACTTCCCCGGATGCGACCGGCGGTGAACCGGCCACTCCGGTGGCTGATCCAACCGTCACAGGCGATGTCGCAACCGGATTGGATGTTCCGTGGGCAATGGCCCTCTTGCCGGATGGAAGCCTCGTCGTCACTGAGCGCGAGACTGCGGAGGTGAAACGGATCGTCGATGGCACGGTTGACGTTATCGGTGTGGTGGAGGACGCCATCGACGCCGACGGCGAGGGCGGACTCCTCGGAGTTGCCGTGCCTCCGGACTTCACGAATGAGCCCCGTCTGTACCTCTACTACACAAGCCCTGAGGATAACCGCGTCGTCACTATGGCCTACGGCGACGGCGGCCTTGAAGCTCCAGAGGAAGTGCTGACGGGAATTCCGAAGGCGAACATCCACAACGGAGGCCGTATCAAATTCGGTCCGGACGGGTATCTCTACATCGGCACCGGCGATGCTTCCAACGCAGAAAGCGCTCAGGACCGGACGAGCCTGGGAGGGAAGATCCTTCGGGTAACAGCTGACGGCGAACCAGCGCCGGATAATCCGTTCGGTTCAGCCGTTTATTCGCTGGGGCACCGAAATGTGCAGGGTCTCGCCTGGGACTCCGGGGACCGGCTCTGGGCAAGCGAATTCGGCCCCGAGCGCGATGATGAGCTCAACCTCATAGAGGCCGGCGGCAATTATGGATGGCCCGCAGTCACCGGGGCCCCGGGTGAGCGCGGCTTCCTTGACGCGCAGGTAGTGTGGCCGTCCACCGCAACCTCTTCTCCCAGCGGGATGGCCATCGTGGACGACGTTGCCTACATCGGCGGCCTCCGGGGTGAACGGCTCTGGCGCGTGCCGGTGTCCGGCGGTTCCGCCGGCGATCCGGCCAGCTTCCTCGACGGCGCTCACGGACGGCTGAGGGACACCCTTGCGGGGGTTGACGGCGGCCTGCTCATTGCGACCAACGAAGGCAGTGGATCCCGGATCCTGCGGGTGGAGATGCAATAG
- a CDS encoding MarR family winged helix-turn-helix transcriptional regulator, whose amino-acid sequence MPDLEQWPTGRLLTTAARLVEHAWNERLVSIGVTHAGVIALGVLEAQGAMTQANLAQMVRVQAQTMGKTLSRLEVRGHISRTRSDIDRRSHAVSITSAGSRALSEAKDVERTLIAGEGLVSNELRSHLQSVIQDLGAPRWSWEPDGAPSASRRAGLPEPALIDD is encoded by the coding sequence ATGCCGGATCTCGAGCAATGGCCTACCGGTCGACTACTGACGACGGCGGCTCGGCTGGTTGAGCATGCATGGAATGAACGGCTGGTCTCCATCGGCGTCACCCATGCCGGCGTGATAGCGCTCGGTGTGCTGGAAGCCCAGGGCGCCATGACCCAGGCCAATCTTGCCCAGATGGTGCGCGTTCAGGCGCAGACCATGGGCAAGACCCTTTCCCGCCTCGAAGTGCGCGGACACATCTCGAGGACGCGCAGCGATATCGACCGCCGCAGCCATGCCGTCTCGATCACATCCGCCGGCAGCCGGGCGCTTAGTGAAGCGAAGGATGTTGAGCGTACGCTCATCGCCGGCGAGGGGCTTGTCTCCAATGAACTGAGATCACACCTCCAGTCCGTCATCCAGGACCTCGGCGCCCCCCGCTGGAGCTGGGAACCTGATGGTGCGCCTTCTGCCTCACGGCGGGCCGGCCTTCCGGAGCCCGCGCTCATCGACGACTGA
- the bcp gene encoding thioredoxin-dependent thiol peroxidase yields MSERLQAGDRAPDFRLTSADGSAVSLSDFAGENVVVYFYPAAATPGCTTEACDFRDNLASLAAAGYRVVGVSPDLEAKLRSFIEKESLTFPLLSDPDHAVAEAYGAWGEKKNYGKTYEGLIRSTVVIDGSGLVSVAQYNVRATGHVAKLRRDLGIS; encoded by the coding sequence ATGTCAGAACGACTCCAGGCCGGGGACCGCGCACCCGATTTCAGGCTTACGTCCGCGGATGGTTCGGCCGTTTCCCTCAGCGATTTCGCCGGGGAGAATGTCGTCGTCTATTTCTATCCCGCGGCAGCGACACCGGGCTGCACAACCGAAGCCTGCGACTTCCGGGACAACCTCGCCTCGCTTGCCGCTGCCGGGTACAGGGTCGTCGGTGTTTCCCCCGACCTGGAGGCCAAGCTCCGCTCGTTCATCGAAAAGGAGTCGCTGACCTTCCCGCTGCTCTCCGATCCGGATCACGCCGTGGCAGAGGCGTATGGAGCATGGGGCGAGAAAAAGAACTATGGGAAGACCTATGAAGGTCTCATCCGGTCCACGGTGGTGATTGATGGATCAGGGCTGGTTTCCGTGGCCCAGTACAACGTGAGGGCCACCGGTCACGTCGCCAAGCTGCGCCGCGACCTGGGGATCAGCTGA
- a CDS encoding fasciclin domain-containing protein — MEILKRRNLSVFGVAAVAMFGLAACGGGDEAATSDTETTESTMTESAAPEMTEEMTDEAMDPAANLVGPGCEGYAAEVPDGDGSVAGMAQDPVATAASNNPLLTQLTAAVSAELNPDVDLVDTLNGAEALTVFAPVDDAFAALDAETVEALQTDADLLSGILTYHVVEGQLAPDEVAGTHTTLNGAELMVEGEGDSITVGEEGAAVICGGVQTANATVYLIDSILMPPSE; from the coding sequence ATGGAAATTCTCAAGCGCAGGAACCTCTCCGTATTCGGTGTCGCAGCTGTAGCCATGTTCGGCCTGGCAGCATGTGGCGGTGGGGACGAAGCAGCCACCAGCGATACGGAAACCACCGAATCGACCATGACGGAGTCCGCTGCACCCGAGATGACCGAGGAAATGACGGACGAGGCCATGGACCCCGCCGCTAACCTCGTTGGACCGGGCTGCGAGGGTTACGCTGCCGAGGTGCCCGATGGCGACGGCTCAGTGGCCGGCATGGCTCAGGATCCCGTTGCGACGGCCGCGTCGAACAACCCGCTGCTCACCCAGCTGACCGCGGCAGTCTCCGCCGAACTGAACCCGGATGTCGACCTGGTTGACACCCTCAACGGAGCAGAAGCCCTGACAGTCTTCGCGCCGGTTGACGACGCGTTCGCCGCACTGGATGCCGAGACCGTCGAGGCACTGCAGACTGACGCGGACCTCCTTTCCGGCATCCTGACCTACCACGTTGTCGAGGGCCAGCTGGCTCCCGATGAGGTTGCCGGCACCCACACCACGCTCAACGGTGCTGAGCTGATGGTCGAGGGCGAGGGTGACTCCATCACCGTCGGTGAAGAAGGCGCAGCCGTTATCTGTGGTGGCGTTCAGACCGCCAACGCAACGGTGTACCTGATCGACTCCATCCTGATGCCCCCGAGCGAGTAA
- a CDS encoding ABC transporter substrate-binding protein gives MPTSPTHRRRTLSAPFLRALAGAAVLGLTACTAATPVPTTTAPATSTEPAAPIGDTTTATFAFGTAASPTGLDPALVADTESYRITRQMLEGLVGIDPLTSEPAPLLATSWEERDEGRAYAFELREDVVFHDGEPFNAAAVCANFERWYTMPPETRALDATIAFKAVFKAFSDEPEESVYDSCQPLGEHTVLIRLTGRLTSFIPALALPAFGMASPKALEELGANQLTVERNGRKLSEFALSPVGTGPFTFTQWTEDEVTLSAFEGYWGTAGEIQTVIFRTIPHTAARLRALLSEEIDGYDLVTVDNAAELAREGQQILQRDPYSILYLGMNQDFPGVDDVLFRQAVAHAIDKDALIEGRFLAGTSPANQFIPPKLGVTSEEITDYEYNPERARELLEEAGYNGEPLPFHYPRNVSRPYLSSPEKVYAELSRQLTAAGFTIQPVPTEWADGYIETVQNDDNRAFHLLGWSGSYQDPDNFVGALFGSYSEEFAFRDNQLFSKIARAVTLPGGEERVAAYREISESIAVDLPAVPLAFPISAAVVSPRVLSYPVSPVMHEVFNNIDLADVEQPAPSTGN, from the coding sequence ATGCCAACCAGCCCAACGCACCGCCGTCGTACGCTGTCGGCGCCGTTCCTGCGTGCTCTGGCGGGAGCAGCAGTGCTTGGCCTGACCGCGTGCACCGCCGCCACGCCCGTACCGACGACGACGGCGCCCGCCACCTCCACTGAGCCTGCGGCTCCGATCGGTGACACCACCACCGCAACGTTCGCGTTCGGCACTGCGGCGTCGCCCACGGGTCTTGACCCGGCGCTTGTTGCCGACACTGAGTCCTACCGGATCACGCGGCAGATGCTGGAGGGGCTTGTCGGAATCGATCCCCTCACGTCCGAGCCGGCGCCGCTCCTGGCCACGTCATGGGAGGAACGGGACGAGGGCCGGGCCTACGCCTTCGAACTGCGCGAGGACGTTGTCTTTCACGACGGCGAACCGTTCAACGCGGCGGCCGTCTGCGCGAACTTCGAGCGCTGGTACACGATGCCTCCCGAAACCCGCGCGTTGGACGCCACGATCGCCTTCAAGGCAGTGTTCAAGGCCTTCTCCGATGAGCCTGAGGAGTCGGTCTACGATTCATGCCAGCCGCTCGGAGAACACACGGTGCTCATCCGGCTCACCGGCCGACTCACGTCATTCATTCCCGCCCTCGCGCTGCCGGCCTTCGGAATGGCGTCGCCGAAAGCACTCGAGGAGCTCGGCGCAAACCAGCTGACTGTGGAACGGAATGGCAGGAAACTGTCGGAATTCGCGCTGAGCCCGGTGGGAACCGGTCCGTTCACCTTCACGCAGTGGACTGAGGATGAAGTGACCTTGAGCGCTTTCGAGGGGTACTGGGGCACTGCGGGTGAGATCCAGACAGTGATTTTCCGCACTATTCCGCACACGGCTGCGCGGTTGCGTGCGCTCCTGAGCGAGGAAATCGACGGATACGACCTCGTGACCGTGGACAACGCTGCCGAGCTGGCCCGGGAGGGCCAGCAGATTCTGCAACGCGATCCCTATTCAATCCTGTACCTCGGGATGAACCAGGATTTCCCCGGCGTCGATGACGTGCTGTTCAGGCAGGCGGTGGCGCACGCGATCGATAAGGATGCGCTCATCGAGGGCCGCTTCCTGGCCGGCACCAGCCCGGCAAATCAGTTCATTCCGCCGAAGCTGGGGGTCACCAGCGAAGAGATCACCGATTACGAGTACAACCCCGAGCGCGCACGCGAATTGCTGGAGGAGGCCGGGTACAACGGTGAGCCGCTCCCCTTCCATTACCCCCGCAATGTCTCCCGTCCCTACCTTTCCTCTCCGGAGAAGGTGTACGCCGAGCTTAGCCGTCAGCTCACCGCTGCCGGGTTCACCATCCAGCCCGTCCCGACCGAGTGGGCCGACGGCTACATCGAGACCGTCCAGAATGACGACAACCGGGCCTTCCACCTGCTCGGATGGAGTGGAAGCTATCAGGATCCGGACAATTTCGTAGGCGCCCTGTTCGGCAGCTACAGCGAAGAGTTTGCCTTCCGGGACAACCAGCTCTTCAGCAAGATCGCCAGGGCAGTCACCCTGCCGGGCGGCGAGGAGCGTGTGGCAGCCTACCGGGAGATCAGTGAAAGCATCGCCGTGGACCTCCCGGCCGTCCCACTCGCGTTCCCTATCTCTGCAGCGGTGGTATCTCCGCGCGTTCTGAGCTACCCCGTGAGTCCGGTGATGCATGAGGTGTTCAACAACATCGACCTCGCTGATGTTGAGCAGCCAGCTCCCTCGACAGGGAACTGA